A window from Equus caballus isolate H_3958 breed thoroughbred chromosome 8, TB-T2T, whole genome shotgun sequence encodes these proteins:
- the PGAM5 gene encoding serine/threonine-protein phosphatase PGAM5, mitochondrial isoform X2, translating into MCTTAKTAACPAEVPSSREQNPKSFSARPRPPVRRGARPGALELRGGSAARPLAARRPGLARPSAHGGADLREPPPAMPLRLSPRKHRRRPGDPDSPRAARRPEGNMSLAARRPHRREPLSLVNLRKRNLESGEEELASRLDHYKAKATRHIFLIRHSQYHVDASLEKDRTLTPLGREQAELTGLRLASLGLKFNKIVHSSMTRAVETTDIISKHLPGVCKVSTDLLREGAPIEPDPPVSHWKPEAVYYEDGARIEAAFRNYIHRADAKQQEDSYEIFICHANVIRYIVCRALQFPPEGWLRLSLNNGSITHLVVRPDGRVALRTLGDTGFMPPDKISRS; encoded by the exons atgtgtactACAGCAAAAACAGCAGCATGCCCTGCGGAGGTTCCCAGTTCACGCGAACAGAACCCCAAGTCCTTCTCCGCGAGGCCCCGCCCGCCTGTCCGGCGCGGCGCCCGCCCAGGCGCCCTCGAGCTCCGCGGGGGCAGCGCCGCGCGACCTCTCGCTGCTCGAAGGCCAGGACTCGCCCGGCCCTCTGCCCACGGCGGGGCAGACCTCCGAGAACCGCCGCCCGCCATGCCCCTGCGTCTTTCTCCTCGGAAGCACCGGCGGCGGCCGGGCGATCCCGACagcccccgcgccgcccgccggccGGAAGGAAACATGTCCCTTGCGGCGCGCCGTCCGCACCG GCGAGAACCACTGTCCCTGGTCAACCTGCGGAAGAGGAACCTGGAATCTGGAGAAGAGGAACTGGCATCCAGGCTGGACCACTACAAAGCCAAGGCCACGCGGCACATCTTCCTCATCAGGCACTCCCAGTACCATGTGGATGCCTCCCTGGAGAAGGACCGCACTCTGACGCCCCTGG GTCGTGAACAGGCTGAACTAACTGGTCTCCGACTTGCAAGCTTGGGGTTGAAGTTTAATAAAATTGTCCATTCCTCCATGACCCGCGCAGTGGAAACCACTGACATCATcagcaaacacctgccag GCGTCTGCAAGGTCAGCACAGACCTGCTCAGGGAAGGTGCCCCCATCGAGCCCGACCCGCCCGTGTCTCACTGGAAGCCAGAGGCTGTG TATTACGAAGATGGAGCCCGGATTGAGGCCGCCTTCCGGAACTACATCCACCGGGCAGACGCCAAGCAGCAGGAGGACAGTTACGAGATCTTCATCTGCCACGCCAATGTCATCCGCTACATCGTATGCAG gGCGCTGCAGTTCCCTCCAGAAGGCTGGCTCCGCCTTTCCCTCAACAACGGCAGCATTACTCACCTGGTGGTCCGGCCTGATGGCCGAGTGGCACTCAGGACCCTCGGGGACACGGGGTTCATGCCTCCTGATAAGATCTCCCGCTCCTGA
- the PGAM5 gene encoding serine/threonine-protein phosphatase PGAM5, mitochondrial isoform X1, with protein MCTTAKTAACPAEVPSSREQNPKSFSARPRPPVRRGARPGALELRGGSAARPLAARRPGLARPSAHGGADLREPPPAMPLRLSPRKHRRRPGDPDSPRAARRPEGNMSLAARRPHRREPLSLVNLRKRNLESGEEELASRLDHYKAKATRHIFLIRHSQYHVDASLEKDRTLTPLGREQAELTGLRLASLGLKFNKIVHSSMTRAVETTDIISKHLPGVCKVSTDLLREGAPIEPDPPVSHWKPEAVQYYEDGARIEAAFRNYIHRADAKQQEDSYEIFICHANVIRYIVCRALQFPPEGWLRLSLNNGSITHLVVRPDGRVALRTLGDTGFMPPDKISRS; from the exons atgtgtactACAGCAAAAACAGCAGCATGCCCTGCGGAGGTTCCCAGTTCACGCGAACAGAACCCCAAGTCCTTCTCCGCGAGGCCCCGCCCGCCTGTCCGGCGCGGCGCCCGCCCAGGCGCCCTCGAGCTCCGCGGGGGCAGCGCCGCGCGACCTCTCGCTGCTCGAAGGCCAGGACTCGCCCGGCCCTCTGCCCACGGCGGGGCAGACCTCCGAGAACCGCCGCCCGCCATGCCCCTGCGTCTTTCTCCTCGGAAGCACCGGCGGCGGCCGGGCGATCCCGACagcccccgcgccgcccgccggccGGAAGGAAACATGTCCCTTGCGGCGCGCCGTCCGCACCG GCGAGAACCACTGTCCCTGGTCAACCTGCGGAAGAGGAACCTGGAATCTGGAGAAGAGGAACTGGCATCCAGGCTGGACCACTACAAAGCCAAGGCCACGCGGCACATCTTCCTCATCAGGCACTCCCAGTACCATGTGGATGCCTCCCTGGAGAAGGACCGCACTCTGACGCCCCTGG GTCGTGAACAGGCTGAACTAACTGGTCTCCGACTTGCAAGCTTGGGGTTGAAGTTTAATAAAATTGTCCATTCCTCCATGACCCGCGCAGTGGAAACCACTGACATCATcagcaaacacctgccag GCGTCTGCAAGGTCAGCACAGACCTGCTCAGGGAAGGTGCCCCCATCGAGCCCGACCCGCCCGTGTCTCACTGGAAGCCAGAGGCTGTG CAGTATTACGAAGATGGAGCCCGGATTGAGGCCGCCTTCCGGAACTACATCCACCGGGCAGACGCCAAGCAGCAGGAGGACAGTTACGAGATCTTCATCTGCCACGCCAATGTCATCCGCTACATCGTATGCAG gGCGCTGCAGTTCCCTCCAGAAGGCTGGCTCCGCCTTTCCCTCAACAACGGCAGCATTACTCACCTGGTGGTCCGGCCTGATGGCCGAGTGGCACTCAGGACCCTCGGGGACACGGGGTTCATGCCTCCTGATAAGATCTCCCGCTCCTGA
- the PGAM5 gene encoding serine/threonine-protein phosphatase PGAM5, mitochondrial isoform X4: protein MAFRQALQLAACGLAGGSAAVLFSAVAVGKPRAGGDAEPRVVEPPAWAGPARPRPGVWDPNWDRREPLSLVNLRKRNLESGEEELASRLDHYKAKATRHIFLIRHSQYHVDASLEKDRTLTPLGREQAELTGLRLASLGLKFNKIVHSSMTRAVETTDIISKHLPGVCKVSTDLLREGAPIEPDPPVSHWKPEAVYYEDGARIEAAFRNYIHRADAKQQEDSYEIFICHANVIRYIVCRALQFPPEGWLRLSLNNGSITHLVVRPDGRVALRTLGDTGFMPPDKISRS, encoded by the exons ATGGCGTTCCGGCAGGCCTTGCAGCTGGCAGCCTGCGGCCTGGCGGGGGGCTCGGCCGCCGTGCTCTTCTCGGCCGTGGCGGTGGGCAAGCCCCGCGCGGGCGGGGACGCGGAGCCGCGCGTGGTCGAGCCTCCAGCGTGGGCCGGGCCTGCGCGCCCGAGGCCCGGTGTCTGGGACCCCAACTGGGACAG GCGAGAACCACTGTCCCTGGTCAACCTGCGGAAGAGGAACCTGGAATCTGGAGAAGAGGAACTGGCATCCAGGCTGGACCACTACAAAGCCAAGGCCACGCGGCACATCTTCCTCATCAGGCACTCCCAGTACCATGTGGATGCCTCCCTGGAGAAGGACCGCACTCTGACGCCCCTGG GTCGTGAACAGGCTGAACTAACTGGTCTCCGACTTGCAAGCTTGGGGTTGAAGTTTAATAAAATTGTCCATTCCTCCATGACCCGCGCAGTGGAAACCACTGACATCATcagcaaacacctgccag GCGTCTGCAAGGTCAGCACAGACCTGCTCAGGGAAGGTGCCCCCATCGAGCCCGACCCGCCCGTGTCTCACTGGAAGCCAGAGGCTGTG TATTACGAAGATGGAGCCCGGATTGAGGCCGCCTTCCGGAACTACATCCACCGGGCAGACGCCAAGCAGCAGGAGGACAGTTACGAGATCTTCATCTGCCACGCCAATGTCATCCGCTACATCGTATGCAG gGCGCTGCAGTTCCCTCCAGAAGGCTGGCTCCGCCTTTCCCTCAACAACGGCAGCATTACTCACCTGGTGGTCCGGCCTGATGGCCGAGTGGCACTCAGGACCCTCGGGGACACGGGGTTCATGCCTCCTGATAAGATCTCCCGCTCCTGA
- the PGAM5 gene encoding serine/threonine-protein phosphatase PGAM5, mitochondrial isoform X3, with product MAFRQALQLAACGLAGGSAAVLFSAVAVGKPRAGGDAEPRVVEPPAWAGPARPRPGVWDPNWDRREPLSLVNLRKRNLESGEEELASRLDHYKAKATRHIFLIRHSQYHVDASLEKDRTLTPLGREQAELTGLRLASLGLKFNKIVHSSMTRAVETTDIISKHLPGVCKVSTDLLREGAPIEPDPPVSHWKPEAVQYYEDGARIEAAFRNYIHRADAKQQEDSYEIFICHANVIRYIVCRALQFPPEGWLRLSLNNGSITHLVVRPDGRVALRTLGDTGFMPPDKISRS from the exons ATGGCGTTCCGGCAGGCCTTGCAGCTGGCAGCCTGCGGCCTGGCGGGGGGCTCGGCCGCCGTGCTCTTCTCGGCCGTGGCGGTGGGCAAGCCCCGCGCGGGCGGGGACGCGGAGCCGCGCGTGGTCGAGCCTCCAGCGTGGGCCGGGCCTGCGCGCCCGAGGCCCGGTGTCTGGGACCCCAACTGGGACAG GCGAGAACCACTGTCCCTGGTCAACCTGCGGAAGAGGAACCTGGAATCTGGAGAAGAGGAACTGGCATCCAGGCTGGACCACTACAAAGCCAAGGCCACGCGGCACATCTTCCTCATCAGGCACTCCCAGTACCATGTGGATGCCTCCCTGGAGAAGGACCGCACTCTGACGCCCCTGG GTCGTGAACAGGCTGAACTAACTGGTCTCCGACTTGCAAGCTTGGGGTTGAAGTTTAATAAAATTGTCCATTCCTCCATGACCCGCGCAGTGGAAACCACTGACATCATcagcaaacacctgccag GCGTCTGCAAGGTCAGCACAGACCTGCTCAGGGAAGGTGCCCCCATCGAGCCCGACCCGCCCGTGTCTCACTGGAAGCCAGAGGCTGTG CAGTATTACGAAGATGGAGCCCGGATTGAGGCCGCCTTCCGGAACTACATCCACCGGGCAGACGCCAAGCAGCAGGAGGACAGTTACGAGATCTTCATCTGCCACGCCAATGTCATCCGCTACATCGTATGCAG gGCGCTGCAGTTCCCTCCAGAAGGCTGGCTCCGCCTTTCCCTCAACAACGGCAGCATTACTCACCTGGTGGTCCGGCCTGATGGCCGAGTGGCACTCAGGACCCTCGGGGACACGGGGTTCATGCCTCCTGATAAGATCTCCCGCTCCTGA